The Lates calcarifer isolate ASB-BC8 unplaced genomic scaffold, TLL_Latcal_v3 _unitig_5708_quiver_918, whole genome shotgun sequence genome includes the window AGAGGCTTCAGTTGCCTTAATTTTCACCTATTATGGATGTAAACACAATCAAACAGCTTAAAGCTGAGTCAGCACTTTAATCTCagtcattgttttatttgaagtaaAATGCCACtctcagtgcacacacacacacacacacacacacacacacacacacacacacacacacacacacacacacacacacagagctaaaagTTTAACTCACTTGACTCAGTGGTGGACTGCTTTATGTGGGTAAGTACAACATGAAAGCAGAAAGAGCAGTGTCAAAGCGTATTTAGCCACTGTTGCAGCATGGCCATTGTGATAAGAACTAGCTAATGTCTTTATGCACTTACAATTACGTGAATGTGAGAGTACACCCACAAGAGCACCCAAAAGACAAGTTATCCAGTAAACAAAGTGAACTACTAGAGATTAATTATACACACATCCTACCTGCCTATTACCTGTGAAGGTAAGTTTATGAGGTTCAGTGATGGTGCGTGAGTCATAAACTTCGccttttgaaataaataaaaacaacacagccaTTATAAGGTTAAAAAGACAGAACCTGGTCAGGTCCCATTTGACTCAAAGACGCCAAAGTGTCTGAGGTCATGATTTCCAGTAAGTATGCGGAAGTGATAGATTTTAACATCCGCAAACTTCGCTGATATATATTGTGGGTGTGATATTTGTACATCAAGTATTCTCAACAttaaacacactgctgctgtgtgaacaaTCCATTTCCACATTCACATAGTAACATACAGCTGTTTACAATCAACATCAGGTGTGGTTTCTTGTAGTACCTGAGGATGAGGATGTGGAGCCCTCAAAATCTGCTGTTCATCTTCTGCTGTAGGTTCTcctgagtaaaaaaaaaaaaaaagaaagaaaggaagaaaaaagaaatatatatatttttgttttgagtaAATACATCTGATCAGTGGTTGAGTATTTTATCTTAGTAATTCTGTATCATGATCAAAATGAGTATACAGCAGTTTCACATCAGCATTTATGTCTGTATGATTAGATTAAACAATGTATTACATAACAATACAATCAGATATAAAATGTCTTCATGCACTTAAAGGTTGTCGAAAGACTCTATTGGTGTTGTCTCCTCTTTATAGTTGCTCTGagtggtgcagcagcagtgatccATGTGTCTGGATATGAAGGGAGAGATGTTAATGTTTCCTGCTCCTATGGAGAAGGTTATGAGTCCTATGAGAAATACCTGTGCAGGAATGACTGTGGCAACAGTGATGTTCTGATTACGACTACAAAAGCAAAGAAGAACAAATACTCCATCTATgatgacaaaaagagaagagtCTTCACAACGACCCTCtctgatctgagctctgtgGATGCTGGGAAATACTGGTGTGGGGTGACCAGGACTGGAAAGGATATCTACACTGAAGTAAGAGTGGAAGTAGAGCCAGGTAAATACTAAATACGTTTTGGTCTACTATATTAACTGGCACATAGTTAGTTTTAGATTAATATGTTATCCTCAAAACAGATGTTCATCCTTTAaattttgattcagtgttttagaTTAAACTGCAGAGCAGACTATAAAGTATATAATTGCTCCAGATTGAGGgttgttctgtctgtatatAGTGAGCACTTAACTTTTGATGCTTTAACTATGTTTATTTAATGATacttctgtatttatttaaaattaaaaagtccAGTATTTTCATACTGTGTTTGCTGCTTGTACTCAATGGTTAGCACTTGCCTCACAGGCAGGTTTCGAGTTCAAATCCCAGTAGCCCatgtggagtttccatgttctccttGTACCTGTGTGGATTTTGTATTTGATGATTCTAAATTGCCCAGGTGTGAAActgagtgtgaatagttgttcGTCTGTATATGTCAGCTTGGCGACCTGTCTGGGGGGGGACCCCACTGACCCTTAAGGTTGAACAgtatagaaaatggatggatgggtccTTTTATTCAAATATAGATCAAGATACATCTGTCTGTCCTTGTAACAgtctgatgttgtttatttcactgacagacagctgctgtgatcGTTCCACCAACATTCAAAGTTATGAGGGAGGTTCAGTGTCCATCAGTTGTTCATATGAGTCTGAGGACCAGAACAACCTGAAGTacatctgcagaggaaagcagcCCTCCACATGTCTGCAGCAGGCACTAATCACCTCTGACAACAAACGAAAAGGACGGTTCAGACTTACTGATGACAAGGAGTCAAGGAAATTCACAGTGAATATTACCAGTTTGACCCAAGAGGATTCTGGGTCGTACCTTTGTGGCGTCCATAGAAACACTGGcctggatgttttctctgctgctgagctggaAGTCAAAGGTAAGAGGTCATAGATCTACCTCATAATACTGCAGTGAACCATTTACCTTTAACAGATGTTGAGAAAAAGTTACTAAAGAACTAAAGGTGTGTGGAGATCAACAAAACTTTGATTTGACTCTTTATTTAAAGGAAAGTGAGACAATAATATTTTCTAATCTGACCTGAGAACAGGTTACTGTGTTATTAAAATCCTTAACTAAATTAGCTCAAACCTCcttctgtgtgacagagtggtGCTGTGTGAAATCAAACATACTGACTGGCACTATGGGACGTCCATTAACTATGCAGTGTCCCTATCCACCACAACAcgagacaaacaggaagttccTCTGTAAGGGAGACCAGCGCAACAACTGTACAGACATGGTGACGAGTCAAACCTCAGGCCAGACTGACCTCAGGTTCACACTGCAAGATGATGTTTCTTCCAGCTCTTTCTCAGTGACGATCACAGAGCTGAAAGCAGATGATGCTGGGACATACTGGTGTGGTTCAGACTCACAGTGGAGTCCTGGAAACTACACCAAGATTCAGCTGTTAGTAGGTACGATTATGAAAAGAGAGTAATGAGTAGTGAAAATGAATGTAGCTGTTAAGTTATATCCAGGTTTGATCCTTATTGTATAAACTCAGTGTCCTGGTGATTCTGTTTGCTCAGCTCTGTATCAGGTCACGATGACATAATATATTTAATCCCTTTTCCTGCCTTCTGGATTcctgaaactaaaacatgtCGAAACTGCCTTTACTTTCCATCAGGGAAATGGtgcacagtgtttttatatacaTATTAAGATATTTCGGTGCTTAAGTGTCATTTTTGATCTGCTCATGGCACTAGATCAAGATTCATCCTTTGGcgatctgtctgtctgtctgcatgaaCTTTCATGGCAGGCCATCCAatggttgttgagatattttagccTGGACTAAAGTGGTTGACCAATCAACTGACTGATGTCACCAGAATAGTTTTTTTCCTGACAGTGTTTCCGACCAGCACTGTAATCTCTACCACCATTGTGGAAACTGTCAGATCACAACAACCCATATCAACCCATATCCCTAGCAAACCTCTCAAaggtatgtgtttgtgtgtgtgtgtgtgtgtgtgtgtgtgtgtgtgtgtacacacacacagtgtatttcAACAGTTATGTTGAAATACACACTGTTTATCATTAAAAAGGGAACATGAAAGCACCAAATGCTCTGAGGCCACAGATCTGATTTTTAGTGTAACATCTGCTGTTTTGCTCTTGAGATTGTGATAACAAATACGGGTGGATTGTGCAgctaatgtgtgttttcaggaagtctctatttcattctgttctctctgtgtgtgtgtatttttagatccatctctctttcactctgtggttttcattgtgcctgctgtgctgctgcccATACTCATATTTGCCCTGGTTATAGTTTGTAAATACAAATGTTACAAAGAGCAAGGTATGtttaatatacaaatatatgcaCTGAACAATGCACTCACAAGCAAACccacatacatatacatgcatgcaaacaaatGTGTAACAGTTTCTTGGACTGTGTGTTTCCAGGAGGTGGagtcaacatgaacagaaacaagACCAAGGCAGCAGATGCAGAGGAAGCGATGGGTGGAGCAGATGTAAGAAAGTGATAGTCCAAAGCCTTTGTTAGTGTACAGTGTTACAATCCACATTACAAATGTGTGGGACAGAACAACCTACTGATGATTTTACTATTAGTgtatcagtttgttttcagggTGGCACTACTGGAAAGGCTGAGGgatcatcaaaatcaaaaggGTTTATATCCTTAACACCATGAACGTGCTCAGCATATTTAACTGTACTCCACGTGTACAAGTTAGACATAATGGGCTTGGTGGAGGTGGCTGAGAAAAGCTCAAAGCTGAAGGGGTTTATCTTCTTGAAACCACAAATGAGCTCAGTGAATTTCATCTACTCTTTAGATTTTGATTTTTCTCAGGCAAAATTTGAAAAGTTAAACCTGATGATGGCATCAGATGAAAGGTCAGGAGGAACAAAACATGATTGTTTTCTGGTTTCCATGAATATCTACAGGAAATTTCATGGTTGATGTTGTGGCGTGTTTTACTTGGAAACATTTgaagccatgctagcagcaagGCTCCATGGATGGAAGTCTTGGTCGGTCCACAACTTAagtccacactgaaatatttcagtaacTACTAGATGGGTTGCCTTGATAAGATATGAGAAATTATgctaaacattatacctgctacacttcagtatgttagcattgtcactgtgagcattttAACATACTTTTGTCAGTAATCAGCTAAAAGCACCTTTGTGCCGatgtacagcctcacagaggtGCTGGCACAGCTGTAGACTCTTGGTCTTGTTACTTGACAGTGGTGTCGCCAAATGAAAGTTACTGAAGGAATGGCCTGAATAATTAAGTGATTATTGGACAATTTTTAGACTCTCTGGCAAGAAGAATACCGTTTTTAATAATGAAGTCGCCTtctcatctgtttattttttgttgattctTTTTCAGATTTATGAAAATCAAGAAGTTGTGGCAGGCTCAATGAAGGGGAGCTCCAAAAAGCAGAGCACCTGCCACCAGTATGTTGATACAGGTGGAGACCAACAAGATTCTATTTATCAAAACTTCAACATAACAGACGACATCTACTGTAACGAATTTTACagtaaaggagaaaagagatAAGAGAGAATCTTGTATTTTTTACTCACATTTATAGCAAAGTTATCCTGTTTGTATTTCTTAAAAATCTGTCCAACAGCCTGTCTCATTTTATAATTACCATCTGACTTATTCAGTActtgcattttcatttatttaacttttattttatacGTTTGCTTTCACCTGTACACTTTTTATGATGCTTACTGTTAATATAACAAACAGTTTAACACACCTGCACTCCTTGTAAGAAACTGAGAATGTTAGTTTTAGCTAAATACCCCAAATATAAGATACCTACATGTGTATATGTACCTCTGGTAAGAGTGAATAAAGGAAACCAAGAAAATCCAGTCTTTACAAAGCATAGTAATCCAAGTATAATCCAGATTTTTCATGGATTGAAATAAAGTGGTGCAAagcaacaaaatatatttactcaGATAAGCAGAATCTAGTTGACCCCTTGTCATGTTTTAGATGTGAGATCTTAGCAGTTGCATCAAAGGGACATTTCTCCTCCAATAAAATGCTGCTGTTAACTGATAATATCACATTAAATATCAGTTACAGAGGCCATTTAGCAGaattagtacttttacttgtgtGGATAAAACACTTTCATTGATTcataagatagatagatagatagatagatagatagatagataaggCGGTGAACAGTCGCAGTAATAGTTCTGTAAATTTACTAAAGTTGTATTTTGAATGCAGtgtttgtaaagacatttagACAGGTTGGACTGGTCTCACTCAAGATCAGATTACTTCTTCAACTACTAAAAATAAGTAGGAGTCTATTGTCTATTTACATTAGAGCATAACAATATATTCCAGAGATattgaaagaaagagaaaccacacacacacacacacacacacacacacacacacagacttgtaCTTCCAGCTCTCTGAGGACACTTGTTGACCTCAACCATCACAACTAACTGAAGAGGGAAAGCAAACGTGGCATAATGTGCAAATTATCATGATCAGTTTACgatgtaaaataaagaaaaaacatcatataGTGCACACAACAAATGTACATTTGCCAATTtgtcacacatcacatcacaacagATGTGCTctgtgttacacacacatatctgcGCACTTGGTTTAACTTTAAATGACTACAGGTTACATCAAGTGAAAACCTGTTTTAAGCTATTTTGTTCTATTTGATTTTCTTCATAACGACCATCtctgatctgagctctgtgGATGCTGGGAAATACTGGTGTGGGGTGACCAGGACTGgaaacttacttggcaataaagtctaattctgattctgattctgaaaggATATCTACACTGAAGTAAGCctgtttaagtgttttttgaAACAGTCGACAGACTCTGCTGAGCTCATGGGAAGGGCAAGATCGTTCAAAAGTCTGTGTGGCAGGACAGCAAAAGTGCATTTGGCCAACAGGTTTTGATCAGATGACCTAAGAGATCACTCAGTGGTATAAGGGCTTGGTATCTTGGAAATGTAGGCAGAGTTCTGCATAGGGCAGGAGTGATATGTGATCAATGGCCAGTCCTAGACGATAGCCTAGATGCTGCATTTTGTACAAGCTGAAGATGTTCCAGTGTGGCTTGACTAAGGCAAGTGAACAGAGCATTACAGAAGTTGAGGTAGGATAAAATCAAGGCATGAAGGTTATGTCAATGTCACGACTAGGCTTGGAACCCCAATAGCAGAACACAGACTTTAAGACAAACAACGTTTATTTGGAAAATATGAGTGGCAGGcagactggagggaatggcaggtgGGCAGGCAGGCgggcaaaaacagaacagagaacacaGGATAAGAAAAGAGCAGACTAG containing:
- the LOC108875741 gene encoding polymeric immunoglobulin receptor, whose translation is MWSPQNLLFIFCFALSGAAAVIHVSGYEGRDVNVSCSYGEGYESYEKYLCRNDCGNSDVLITTTKAKKNKYSIYDDKKRRVFTTTLSDLSSVDAGKYWCGVTRTGKDIYTEVRVEVEPDSCCDRSTNIQSYEGGSVSISCSYESEDQNNLKYICRGKQPSTCLQQALITSDNKRKGRFRLTDDKESRKFTVNITSLTQEDSGSYLCGVHRNTGLDVFSAAELEVKEWCCVKSNILTGTMGRPLTMQCPYPPQHETNRKFLCKGDQRNNCTDMVTSQTSGQTDLRFTLQDDVSSSSFSVTITELKADDAGTYWCGSDSQWSPGNYTKIQLLVVFPTSTVISTTIVETVRSQQPISTHIPSKPLKDPSLFHSVVFIVPAVLLPILIFALVIVCKYKCYKEQGGGVNMNRNKTKAADAEEAMGGADIYENQEVVAGSMKGSSKKQSTCHQYVDTGGDQQDSIYQNFNITDDIYCNEFYSKGEKR